The stretch of DNA AGCTCGCAGCCGATATCGGTGCCCGCGGGATCCTGCAAAACCTCCTCGTTACGCCCGTGACAAAGCCGCGCGGCTCTTTCGCCGTCTTCGACGGTGGGCGCCGGCTACGCGCTCTCAACCTTCGTGCCGACCGCGGCGAGATCAACCCCGACGATTTCGACGTGCCGGTCATGGTGCTGAAGGGCGACGACGCGACGCTGTCCGAAACTTCACTCGCCGCCAACTTCCACCAGTTGAAGATGACGCCGGCGGAGGAATGCCGGGCCTTCCAGCATTTCCTCGGCACCTCGGGCGATATCGATGCGGTCGCCAAGCGCTTCGGTCTGACCCGCCGGTTCGTCGAAGGCCGCCTCCGCCTCGCGTCGCTTGCTACCCCGATCTTCGAGGCGCTCAGCGCCAACGAAATCACCCTCGACGTGGCGAAGGCCTATGCCTCGACCGAAAATCAGGAGAAGCAGCTCCTGATCTGGAACGCTTACAGCAGCTACTCCAACGCCGACACGATCCGCCGCGCCATCGCGAACGAATCCATGAAGGCGAACGACGCGGTTGCCTTGCTGGTCGGCGAGGATCGCTACGTCGAGGCTGGCGGCAAGGTCGATCGTGACCTCTTCAGCGACGGCGGCGATCGGTGGGTGAACCCCGAGATCGCGCAGCGGCTCGCGGCCGACATCATGGAGACCGAGGCCAAGCGTATCGGTGAGGAATCCGGCCTCGCCTGGATCCGTCCCATCGCGAGCAGCTACACCCACAACGCTGCCGCCGGGCTCTATCGCGCTTTGCTGCCGCAGCCCGACCTCACCGAGGAGCAGTCGGCCCGACTTGGCGAGATTGAAGACCGTCACGCCGTCATCCAGTCCGAAATGGAGGACGACGAGCTCGGCGACGATGCCTACCAGCTGCTCGATCAGGAATATGACCGTCTCGCCGAGGAGGCGCAGGCGATCCATCAGCGGGTCCCGTTCCTTCCGGACGAGATCAAGCCGCTCGTCGGCCTGTTCCTGACCCTCACGCCCAAGGGCGAAATGCTGCTCGACACGCAATATTACAGCGAGCAGCCCATTCGACGCGAAGCGCCGGCGGGCGAAGACGGCGCCGCGGACGGTGAAGAGCAGGGCAATCGCTTCTCGGGTGGTATCCGGGTTGGGGGCGATCACGCCCCTGCCGCGCCGCGCCCCGAAACGGTCGCGCCGGGTGGGAAGCCCCTCAGCGCCAGGCTCTACGACGAACTGGCGATGCAGCGCCGCGACATCCTCGCTGCCTGCATACTGGCGCATCCCGCGCTTGCCCTCGACTATGCGCTGTTCACGATGATCGACGACCGCAATCATCATTCGGTGCATTACGGAACCACGATCCGGGCACGCGCGCCGCAGGATCCGATGATCGGCGACATGCCGACGACCCGCGCACGCGACTATCTGGCGGAGGCCCATGACGGGCTCGATGCCTCATGGACCGAGCATAAGTCCGAAGTCGACCGCT from Sphingobium sp. RAC03 encodes:
- a CDS encoding ParB/RepB/Spo0J family partition protein, whose product is MIQTVKLSKLRLSEFNVRTSDDLNIDQLAADIGARGILQNLLVTPVTKPRGSFAVFDGGRRLRALNLRADRGEINPDDFDVPVMVLKGDDATLSETSLAANFHQLKMTPAEECRAFQHFLGTSGDIDAVAKRFGLTRRFVEGRLRLASLATPIFEALSANEITLDVAKAYASTENQEKQLLIWNAYSSYSNADTIRRAIANESMKANDAVALLVGEDRYVEAGGKVDRDLFSDGGDRWVNPEIAQRLAADIMETEAKRIGEESGLAWIRPIASSYTHNAAAGLYRALLPQPDLTEEQSARLGEIEDRHAVIQSEMEDDELGDDAYQLLDQEYDRLAEEAQAIHQRVPFLPDEIKPLVGLFLTLTPKGEMLLDTQYYSEQPIRREAPAGEDGAADGEEQGNRFSGGIRVGGDHAPAAPRPETVAPGGKPLSARLYDELAMQRRDILAACILAHPALALDYALFTMIDDRNHHSVHYGTTIRARAPQDPMIGDMPTTRARDYLAEAHDGLDASWTEHKSEVDRFEAFRALDDDSKAAWLAYIVAMSLEAKAGYSNEQIPLQNRIASILEIDTAAWWRPTSENFFDRVSKGSILALLNDVGGAALTARHATLKKTDISVSCHKLFAGESIVEPEVKEAALAWVPDAMRFLDRQSEADPEFAPNADDVDDDTATVGDEAEDADATTDADLDPAATDDVTTQDDHEAVDA